The following are encoded together in the Actinoplanes sp. N902-109 genome:
- a CDS encoding alpha/beta hydrolase has product MTPRLLRFADWTNPVPPVRREVLSALPHPDDGHPPLLFVPGLGHGAWAFREHWLGHAAQRGFAAYAISPRTAGSLRAYVHDVVQVAAGLPRQAVLIGHGAGALVVTHALARYPARAAVLSAPVLHGWPALGAALRTNPLGTLPALAGGGLRLSRRQLFAGDLPGSAVLVARLGREPTGVYRSVLTSPAPDDPVGNPPVLVVGSPDDRVVPRTSLDRTAARFGGAPLLFPGLGHDLMLDTAWQEPIDAIIDWLEKQLTP; this is encoded by the coding sequence ATGACCCCGCGTCTGCTGCGCTTCGCGGACTGGACCAACCCGGTTCCTCCGGTACGGCGGGAAGTCCTCAGTGCCCTCCCCCACCCCGACGACGGCCACCCGCCGCTGCTGTTCGTGCCGGGGCTGGGCCACGGCGCCTGGGCGTTCCGCGAGCACTGGCTGGGGCATGCCGCCCAGCGAGGCTTCGCCGCGTACGCGATCAGCCCGCGGACGGCGGGCTCGCTGCGGGCGTACGTCCACGATGTCGTGCAGGTCGCGGCGGGCTTGCCGCGCCAAGCCGTGCTGATCGGGCACGGCGCGGGCGCTCTGGTCGTCACCCATGCGCTGGCGCGCTACCCGGCCCGGGCAGCAGTGCTCAGCGCACCGGTGCTGCACGGCTGGCCGGCCCTGGGCGCGGCGCTGCGCACCAACCCGCTGGGCACCCTGCCGGCCCTGGCCGGCGGTGGTCTGCGGCTCAGCCGCCGGCAGCTCTTCGCCGGTGACCTGCCCGGCAGTGCCGTTCTTGTCGCCCGGCTGGGACGCGAGCCGACCGGCGTGTACCGGTCGGTGCTGACCTCGCCGGCGCCGGACGACCCGGTGGGGAACCCGCCGGTGCTGGTGGTGGGCAGCCCGGACGACCGGGTGGTCCCGCGCACGTCCCTCGACCGCACGGCCGCCCGCTTCGGCGGCGCCCCGCTGCTGTTCCCCGGCCTGGGCCACGACCTGATGCTGGACACCGCCTGGCAGGAGCCGATCGATGCGATCATCGACTGGCTGGAGAAGCAGCTCACCCCATGA
- a CDS encoding glycosyltransferase family 4 protein, giving the protein MTTLLVTNDFPPRPGGIQQFVHNLAVRRPAGSVVVYASTWRGAEKFDAEQPFEVVREDTGVLLPTPAVARRAAGIARSHGCDSVWFGAAAPLGLLAGGLRRRAGVERAVSLTHGHEIGWAALPGARQVLQRIADGNDVVTYLTEFQRVRLERALHGRTELERLTPGVDVDVYHPGVDGAPVRARFGLSDRPVVVCVSRLVPRKGQDMLIRALPLIRRRVPGAALLVVGGGPYRKKLQALARAERVENDVVFTGSVPWSELPAHYAAGDVYAMPCRTRGGGLDVEGLGIVYLEASATGLPVVAGDSGGAPDAVLEGATGHVVDGRDVRAIAGRVGDLLADPAKARSMGAAGRAWVEREWRWESKAARLGDLLRAKK; this is encoded by the coding sequence ATGACCACCCTGCTGGTCACGAACGACTTCCCGCCGCGGCCGGGCGGGATCCAGCAGTTCGTCCACAACTTGGCCGTACGCCGGCCCGCCGGTTCGGTGGTCGTGTATGCGTCCACCTGGCGGGGCGCGGAGAAGTTCGACGCCGAGCAGCCGTTCGAGGTGGTCCGGGAGGACACCGGGGTGCTGCTGCCCACCCCGGCGGTGGCGCGCCGGGCGGCGGGGATCGCCCGGTCGCACGGGTGTGACAGCGTCTGGTTCGGGGCCGCGGCGCCGCTGGGGTTGCTGGCCGGTGGGTTGCGCCGGCGGGCCGGGGTGGAGCGGGCGGTGTCGCTCACCCACGGCCACGAGATCGGCTGGGCCGCGCTGCCCGGCGCCCGTCAGGTGTTGCAGCGTATCGCCGACGGCAACGACGTGGTGACCTATCTGACCGAGTTCCAGCGGGTGCGGCTCGAGCGCGCGTTGCACGGGCGCACCGAGCTCGAACGGCTCACCCCCGGGGTGGATGTCGACGTGTACCACCCCGGCGTGGACGGTGCGCCGGTGCGAGCGCGGTTCGGGCTGAGCGACCGGCCGGTGGTGGTGTGCGTGTCGCGGCTGGTGCCCCGCAAGGGTCAGGACATGCTGATCCGGGCGCTGCCGCTGATCCGGCGGCGGGTGCCGGGCGCGGCGTTGCTGGTCGTGGGCGGGGGTCCGTACCGGAAGAAGTTGCAGGCGTTGGCCCGCGCCGAGCGGGTGGAGAACGACGTCGTGTTCACGGGTTCGGTGCCGTGGTCGGAGCTGCCGGCGCACTACGCGGCGGGCGACGTCTATGCGATGCCGTGCCGCACCCGGGGTGGCGGTCTCGACGTCGAGGGGCTGGGCATCGTCTATCTGGAGGCGTCGGCGACCGGATTGCCCGTGGTGGCCGGCGATTCCGGCGGCGCCCCCGACGCGGTGCTGGAAGGGGCGACCGGCCATGTCGTGGACGGCCGTGACGTGCGGGCCATCGCCGGCCGGGTGGGCGATCTGCTCGCCGATCCGGCCAAGGCCCGCAGCATGGGCGCGGCCGGGCGGGCCTGGGTGGAGCGGGAGTGGCGCTGGGAGAGCAAGGCGGCCCGGCTGGGGGACCTGCTTCGTGCCAAGAAATGA
- a CDS encoding ROK family glucokinase: MALTIGIDVGGTKVAGGVVDEKGTVVAHTRRDTPADDPAGTRDTIVAVATELAAQHPEANAVGIGAAAWIDAAGATVLFAPNLAWRDEPVRDIVAKAVGLPTVLENDANVAAWAEFRFGAARNADDSMVMITVGTGIGGGIVLGGNLWRGSNGIAGELGHIQSVNGGHPCGCGRLGCLEQYASGKALVRFARAGARQEPDRAALLLELAGGDPLDITGRQITEAAQRGDGVARDAFAQIGYWLGVAMADLAQAFDPQVLVVGGGVVDAGELLMGPTEATYRDQLAQRGRFPVAAIKAAETGNTAGVLGAADLARRI, encoded by the coding sequence GTGGCGCTGACCATCGGAATCGACGTCGGCGGCACCAAGGTCGCCGGCGGGGTGGTGGACGAGAAGGGGACCGTGGTCGCGCACACCCGCCGCGACACCCCCGCGGACGACCCGGCGGGCACCCGGGACACCATCGTCGCGGTCGCCACCGAGCTGGCGGCCCAGCACCCCGAGGCGAACGCGGTCGGCATCGGCGCAGCTGCCTGGATCGACGCGGCCGGTGCGACGGTGCTGTTCGCACCCAACCTGGCCTGGCGCGACGAGCCGGTGCGCGACATCGTGGCCAAGGCCGTGGGCCTGCCGACCGTGCTGGAGAACGACGCGAACGTGGCCGCCTGGGCGGAGTTCCGCTTCGGCGCGGCCCGCAACGCCGACGACTCGATGGTGATGATCACCGTGGGCACCGGCATCGGCGGCGGCATCGTGCTCGGCGGCAACCTGTGGCGCGGCTCCAACGGCATCGCCGGCGAGCTGGGCCACATCCAGTCGGTCAACGGCGGGCACCCGTGCGGCTGCGGCCGGCTCGGCTGTCTCGAGCAGTACGCGAGCGGCAAGGCGCTGGTCCGCTTCGCCCGGGCCGGCGCCCGGCAGGAGCCCGACCGGGCCGCCCTGCTGCTGGAGCTGGCCGGCGGTGACCCGCTGGACATCACCGGCCGGCAGATCACCGAGGCGGCCCAGCGCGGCGACGGCGTGGCCCGGGATGCCTTCGCCCAGATCGGTTACTGGCTGGGCGTCGCGATGGCCGACCTCGCCCAGGCCTTCGACCCGCAGGTCCTGGTCGTCGGTGGTGGGGTCGTCGACGCCGGGGAGCTGCTGATGGGGCCGACCGAGGCGACCTACCGCGACCAGCTCGCCCAGCGCGGCCGGTTCCCGGTGGCCGCGATCAAGGCCGCCGAGACCGGCAACACCGCCGGGGTGCTCGGCGCGGCCGACCTGGCCCGCCGGATCTGA
- a CDS encoding alpha/beta hydrolase, which yields MTPGYVLVHSLLLGPATWAPVAARLTAAGAVVAVPSLVDVTDPDEPPFWPGVASRVAAAAPERPVVVVAHSNAGLMVPVIVDALGDRALGCVFVDSSLPSRVAPATPAASPERLEFLRSLPPGDRLPQWTTWFPDDDVAQLFPDAPTQAAVTAEQPRLPISYYAQQIPVPPGWDDRPCGYLWFGPPYDRTAADARDRAWRVEHLPGRHLHQLVDPAAVAARLLAMAGG from the coding sequence ATGACGCCGGGATACGTGCTGGTGCACAGCCTGCTGCTGGGCCCGGCGACCTGGGCTCCGGTGGCCGCCCGGCTGACGGCTGCGGGTGCGGTCGTGGCGGTGCCGTCGCTGGTCGACGTGACCGACCCGGACGAGCCGCCGTTCTGGCCGGGCGTCGCGTCCCGGGTGGCCGCCGCCGCCCCGGAACGGCCGGTGGTCGTGGTGGCGCACAGCAATGCCGGGCTGATGGTCCCGGTGATCGTGGACGCCCTGGGCGACCGGGCGCTGGGCTGCGTCTTCGTGGACTCGTCGCTGCCGTCCCGGGTCGCTCCCGCGACGCCCGCCGCGTCGCCGGAGCGGCTGGAGTTCCTGCGGTCGCTGCCGCCGGGTGACCGCCTGCCGCAGTGGACGACCTGGTTCCCGGACGACGACGTGGCGCAACTGTTCCCGGATGCGCCCACGCAGGCGGCGGTCACGGCGGAACAGCCGCGGCTGCCGATCAGCTACTACGCGCAGCAGATCCCGGTGCCGCCGGGGTGGGACGACCGGCCGTGCGGCTATCTGTGGTTCGGGCCGCCCTACGACCGGACGGCTGCGGATGCCCGCGACCGGGCCTGGCGGGTCGAGCACCTGCCCGGCCGGCACCTGCACCAGCTCGTCGATCCGGCCGCGGTGGCCGCCCGGCTGCTCGCGATGGCCGGTGGCTAG
- a CDS encoding SRPBCC family protein — protein MADSSTQSIQVQAPPAAVAEVICDFPRYPEWADAVKVCEVLEEYEDGYPARVRFVIDAGPLADDYQLDYAYAEDLSRIEWHLVTPSKMQKVLNGSYDLVADSGGNTTVTYTLEVELTVGMLGMFKRKAEKMIMDTALKELKRRVESLAQA, from the coding sequence ATGGCGGACTCCTCGACGCAGTCGATCCAGGTCCAGGCGCCTCCGGCCGCGGTTGCCGAGGTGATCTGCGACTTCCCCCGCTACCCGGAGTGGGCCGACGCGGTCAAGGTCTGCGAGGTCCTCGAGGAGTACGAGGACGGTTACCCGGCCCGGGTCCGGTTCGTCATCGACGCCGGCCCGCTCGCCGACGACTACCAGCTCGACTATGCGTACGCGGAGGATCTCTCCCGCATCGAGTGGCACCTCGTCACGCCCTCGAAGATGCAGAAAGTGCTGAACGGCTCCTATGACCTTGTCGCGGACAGTGGCGGAAATACGACTGTGACGTACACCCTGGAGGTGGAGCTCACGGTCGGCATGCTGGGCATGTTCAAGCGCAAGGCCGAGAAGATGATCATGGATACCGCCCTGAAGGAGCTCAAGCGTCGCGTCGAAAGCCTGGCCCAGGCCTGA
- a CDS encoding ABC transporter ATP-binding protein has protein sequence MQEARDKEPDQQDDGLDGDGEGELALPYWLTSTEEAANTGFLQMLRRLPRLLRAAWSLAWQASPGTTLAVVVLQLLGGVASAAGLISVVGVFDGLLRQGPTPERVRAAVPSLLVLIAAIAVRGALTSAAAAANGRLSPQVYQAAEMQLLDLTTGVGLSTFDDPSWRDAMERARDRGISAAQQLVDLAIELGTHFIGLVAAAGVLTVLHPVLLPLLVCCVVPIAWAAGRSARLRYRQMLRFIAVWRRQRMLAYLLAAREPAAELRAFTVRQYLLAEIRRLLTAATRQEIRLATSQVRTTLAGNSLSGVVTGVTYAVLLWLLWTGRMDLAAGGGAAYAISMGIGKLTEIAYSANRVFEQGLYFSDFQGFCDLSRARAEPVTGHDAPESFHEIRLDRVSFSYPDAERPAVRDVTMTLRRGEIIALVGENGSGKSTLASLLAGLYHPQQGTVRWDDRDATAFDPESVRRRVAVVMQEPTRWPLQARATITIGRYERPSHHPHVEAAARAGDAHDFIMELPRQYETLLSRDFTDGADLSGGQWQRLAVSRAFYRDAPLLICDEPTANLDARAEHDVYDRLRTLAAGRTVVLITHRMASVREADRIYVLDHGEVVEQGDHPALMAADGLYAQLFTLQASAYQTAS, from the coding sequence ATGCAGGAGGCCCGCGACAAGGAGCCGGACCAGCAGGACGACGGTCTGGACGGTGACGGCGAGGGCGAACTCGCGTTGCCCTACTGGCTGACCAGCACCGAGGAAGCCGCGAACACCGGCTTCCTGCAGATGCTGCGGCGGCTGCCCCGGCTGCTGCGCGCGGCGTGGTCGCTGGCGTGGCAGGCCAGCCCCGGCACCACCCTGGCGGTCGTGGTGCTGCAGCTGCTCGGCGGGGTCGCCAGCGCGGCCGGGCTGATCAGCGTCGTCGGGGTGTTCGACGGGCTGCTGCGGCAGGGACCGACGCCCGAGCGGGTGCGGGCCGCCGTACCGTCGCTGCTGGTGCTGATCGCCGCCATCGCCGTGCGCGGCGCGCTCACCTCGGCCGCCGCAGCGGCCAACGGGCGGTTGTCGCCGCAGGTCTACCAGGCCGCCGAGATGCAGCTGCTCGACCTGACGACCGGCGTGGGTCTGTCCACCTTCGACGACCCGAGCTGGCGCGACGCCATGGAACGGGCCCGGGACCGCGGCATCAGCGCCGCCCAGCAGCTCGTCGACCTGGCGATCGAACTGGGTACGCACTTCATCGGCCTGGTCGCCGCCGCCGGGGTGCTGACCGTGCTGCACCCGGTGCTGCTGCCGCTGCTGGTCTGCTGTGTCGTGCCGATCGCCTGGGCCGCCGGCCGGTCGGCGCGGCTGCGCTACCGCCAGATGCTGCGCTTCATCGCGGTGTGGCGGCGCCAGCGGATGCTCGCGTACCTGCTCGCGGCTCGGGAGCCCGCGGCTGAGCTGCGCGCCTTCACCGTGCGGCAGTACCTGCTGGCGGAGATCCGCCGGTTGCTGACCGCGGCCACCCGGCAGGAGATCCGGCTGGCGACCAGCCAGGTGCGCACCACGCTCGCCGGGAACTCGCTCAGCGGCGTGGTCACCGGGGTCACGTACGCGGTGCTGTTGTGGTTGTTGTGGACCGGGCGGATGGATCTCGCGGCGGGTGGTGGCGCGGCGTACGCGATCAGCATGGGTATCGGGAAGCTGACCGAGATCGCCTACAGCGCCAACCGGGTCTTCGAGCAGGGCCTGTACTTCTCGGACTTCCAGGGCTTCTGCGACCTGTCGCGGGCCCGCGCCGAACCGGTGACCGGCCACGACGCCCCGGAGAGCTTCCACGAGATCCGGCTGGACCGGGTGTCGTTCAGCTACCCCGACGCCGAGCGCCCGGCCGTCCGCGACGTCACCATGACCCTGCGCCGCGGCGAGATCATCGCGCTGGTCGGCGAGAACGGCTCCGGCAAGTCGACGCTGGCCAGCCTGCTCGCCGGGCTCTACCACCCGCAGCAGGGCACGGTCCGCTGGGACGACCGGGACGCGACGGCCTTCGACCCCGAGTCGGTGCGCCGGCGCGTCGCGGTGGTCATGCAGGAGCCGACCCGATGGCCGCTGCAGGCCCGGGCGACGATCACCATCGGACGGTACGAACGCCCGTCGCACCACCCGCACGTCGAAGCCGCCGCCCGCGCCGGCGACGCCCACGACTTCATCATGGAACTGCCCCGGCAGTACGAGACCCTGCTGTCGCGCGACTTCACCGACGGCGCCGACCTGTCCGGCGGGCAGTGGCAGCGGCTCGCCGTGAGCCGGGCCTTCTATCGTGACGCCCCGCTGCTGATCTGTGACGAACCCACGGCCAACCTCGACGCCCGGGCCGAGCACGACGTGTACGACCGGCTGCGCACCCTCGCCGCCGGCCGCACGGTCGTGCTGATCACCCACCGGATGGCCAGCGTCCGCGAGGCCGACCGGATCTATGTGCTCGACCACGGCGAGGTGGTCGAGCAGGGCGACCACCCGGCGCTGATGGCCGCCGACGGGTTGTACGCCCAGCTGTTCACGCTGCAGGCCAGCGCCTATCAGACCGCGTCCTGA
- a CDS encoding endonuclease/exonuclease/phosphatase family protein produces the protein MSGVPLRVLTYNIHGLRDDRTALVGLIRELAPDVVIVQEAFRRFRWRHKCAALADSLGMVVAEGGLPALGNLLLVSMRVRVHETWCLRYPLTPGRHLRGAAFARCSVKGARFTVSGSHLATDPAERPAQAALWKQALAEVEGPLVAGGDLNEGPGGGAWRTVADGLTDTATAAGGTALTFPATLPRQRIDALFVSSGVEIDSYRVVETDAARRASDHLPVLTDLMLPSD, from the coding sequence TTGTCCGGGGTTCCGCTACGGGTGCTGACCTACAACATTCACGGGCTGAGGGACGACCGCACCGCGCTGGTCGGCCTGATCCGCGAGCTGGCCCCGGATGTCGTGATCGTGCAGGAGGCGTTCCGCCGGTTCCGGTGGCGGCACAAGTGCGCCGCGCTGGCCGACAGCCTCGGCATGGTGGTCGCCGAGGGCGGCTTGCCCGCGCTGGGCAACCTGCTGCTGGTGAGCATGCGGGTGCGCGTGCACGAGACGTGGTGCCTGCGGTATCCGCTCACCCCGGGCCGGCACCTGCGCGGGGCGGCGTTCGCGCGCTGCTCGGTCAAGGGCGCCCGGTTCACCGTCTCGGGTTCGCACCTGGCCACCGACCCGGCCGAGCGGCCCGCCCAGGCGGCGCTCTGGAAACAGGCGCTGGCCGAGGTCGAGGGCCCGCTGGTGGCCGGTGGTGACCTCAACGAGGGGCCGGGCGGGGGTGCGTGGCGCACGGTGGCCGACGGGCTCACCGACACCGCCACGGCCGCCGGCGGCACCGCGCTGACCTTCCCGGCCACCCTGCCCCGGCAGCGCATCGACGCGCTGTTCGTCTCGTCCGGTGTGGAGATCGACAGCTATCGGGTCGTGGAGACCGATGCCGCCCGCCGGGCCAGCGACCACCTGCCGGTGCTGACCGACCTGATGCTCCCTTCCGACTAG
- a CDS encoding thioredoxin family protein: MEIGAELLAELGVTPAEATLLQFSSAFCAPCRAMRRVTSEVAALVPGVRRVEVDAESHLAAMRALDISGTPTLLILDRGGRVVRRATTVPSKPQLIAALGEVLTPG; encoded by the coding sequence GTGGAGATCGGAGCGGAACTGCTGGCGGAACTCGGCGTGACCCCGGCCGAGGCCACCCTGCTGCAGTTCTCGTCGGCGTTCTGCGCGCCGTGCCGGGCCATGCGCCGGGTGACGAGCGAGGTGGCGGCGCTGGTGCCGGGCGTACGGCGGGTCGAGGTGGACGCCGAGAGCCACCTCGCGGCGATGCGCGCGCTGGACATCTCGGGCACCCCGACGCTGCTCATCCTCGATCGCGGCGGACGGGTGGTGCGGCGCGCCACGACCGTACCGTCGAAGCCGCAGTTGATCGCCGCCCTCGGCGAGGTGCTGACGCCCGGCTAG
- a CDS encoding NAD(P)/FAD-dependent oxidoreductase: MHDTPDIADRRAAVCVIGAGASGLATVKNLREQGFAVDCYERETGVGGAWNWRHDRSPVTATTHLISSRPLTEFPDFPMPDDWPDYPHHSQVLTYLERYADHFGLRDDIWFGTEVVAVTPAGEGRWDVTTRSTGGGAERVQRYAAVVVANGHNWSPKPLSVDTSAFQGRVLAAAAYKDPAQLRGRKVLVIGGGNTGCDIAVEAAQQAEKVWHSTRRGYWYAPKYLFGRPADQINDKLLRLRLPLWLRQWLYHRTVRLTVGDVTRYGLPAPDHRPYESHPVVNSQLVYYLGHGRITPVPDVTRMAGATVELADGRRIEPDLVVAATGYLPRFDFLAPELLDIDEDGRPDLHLHAFARRHPTLAVVGLVQADAGLLPLAHWQSVAVARWLRLRLTDPVKAAAVQQKESARPMRSWTRLRVVPSSRHWFEVSHTAYLRALQDLLNEMAVA; encoded by the coding sequence GTGCACGACACCCCCGACATCGCGGACCGGCGGGCCGCGGTCTGCGTGATCGGCGCGGGCGCCAGCGGCCTCGCCACCGTGAAGAACCTCCGTGAGCAGGGGTTCGCCGTCGACTGCTACGAGCGGGAAACCGGCGTCGGCGGCGCGTGGAACTGGCGGCACGACCGCAGCCCGGTCACTGCCACCACCCACCTGATCTCGTCGCGGCCGCTCACCGAGTTCCCCGACTTCCCGATGCCCGACGACTGGCCGGACTACCCGCACCACAGCCAGGTGCTGACCTATCTCGAGCGGTACGCCGACCACTTCGGCCTGCGCGACGACATCTGGTTCGGCACCGAGGTGGTGGCGGTGACCCCGGCCGGCGAGGGCCGCTGGGACGTGACCACGCGCAGCACCGGCGGCGGCGCCGAGCGGGTGCAGCGGTACGCCGCCGTCGTGGTGGCCAACGGGCACAACTGGTCGCCCAAGCCGTTGAGCGTGGACACCTCGGCGTTCCAGGGGCGGGTGCTGGCCGCCGCGGCGTACAAGGACCCGGCGCAGTTGCGGGGCCGCAAGGTGCTGGTGATCGGCGGCGGCAACACCGGCTGCGACATCGCCGTCGAGGCGGCTCAGCAGGCCGAGAAGGTGTGGCACTCCACCCGCCGCGGTTACTGGTACGCCCCCAAGTACCTCTTCGGGCGGCCCGCCGACCAGATCAACGACAAGCTGCTGCGGCTACGCCTTCCCCTGTGGTTGCGGCAATGGCTCTATCACCGGACCGTCCGGCTGACCGTCGGCGACGTCACCCGGTACGGGCTGCCGGCGCCCGACCACCGGCCGTACGAAAGCCATCCGGTCGTCAACAGCCAGCTCGTCTACTACCTGGGCCACGGGCGGATCACCCCGGTGCCGGACGTGACCCGGATGGCGGGCGCCACGGTGGAGCTGGCCGACGGCCGCCGGATCGAGCCGGATCTGGTCGTGGCGGCCACCGGCTATCTGCCCCGGTTCGACTTCCTGGCCCCGGAGCTGCTCGACATCGACGAGGACGGCCGTCCCGACCTGCACCTGCACGCCTTCGCCCGGCGCCACCCGACGCTGGCGGTGGTCGGTCTGGTGCAGGCCGACGCCGGGCTGCTGCCGCTGGCCCACTGGCAGAGCGTGGCGGTGGCGCGCTGGCTGCGGCTACGGCTCACCGACCCGGTCAAGGCCGCGGCCGTGCAGCAGAAGGAGTCGGCGCGCCCGATGCGCAGCTGGACCCGGCTGCGGGTGGTGCCGTCGTCGCGGCACTGGTTCGAGGTCAGCCACACCGCCTATCTGCGCGCCCTGCAGGACCTGCTCAACGAAATGGCGGTGGCATGA
- a CDS encoding M48 family metalloprotease encodes MTPRLWAAASLAVLLIGLVVFAAVTVPWHRPPAPRADQVAALREFPAGQLSRARAFHSALRPGSYGSMAVGLIGALVLGLTPVGARLVTLAGRPFGDHWIARAVLGGLLIVLVVEVLTLPFAAWRHRIVVEYGISTQGWGAWAVDLAKSYAVGAVLGGLVLLGFFTVTRLTPRWWWAYGAAGAAVLVVLLSFVLPVVVEPIFNKFTPMAAGPLRTELMELAARDGVPVKDVLVADASRRTRAVNAYVSGFGPTRRIVVYDTMLTEATPDEVVSVTAHELGHAKRQDVLTGTVIGALGAAAAVIALYLIGSLGWLLRRAGVESMGEPRAIALLLALVTVAGLVGGPLQALVSRRVEARADEHALELTGNPATFEAMQRRLGTVNLSDPAPPAWEYVMSASHPSTVERMAAARAYARGER; translated from the coding sequence GTGACGCCTCGCTTGTGGGCTGCTGCCTCGCTGGCGGTGCTGCTGATCGGCCTTGTCGTGTTCGCTGCCGTCACCGTGCCGTGGCATCGGCCGCCGGCGCCGCGGGCTGATCAGGTGGCGGCGCTGCGGGAGTTTCCTGCCGGGCAGTTGAGCCGGGCGCGGGCGTTCCACTCGGCGCTGCGGCCCGGGTCGTACGGGTCGATGGCGGTCGGGCTGATCGGTGCGCTGGTGCTGGGGCTGACCCCGGTGGGCGCCCGGCTGGTGACGCTGGCCGGCCGGCCGTTCGGTGACCACTGGATCGCCCGGGCGGTGCTCGGCGGGTTGCTGATCGTGCTGGTCGTCGAGGTGCTGACTCTGCCGTTCGCCGCGTGGCGGCACCGGATCGTCGTCGAGTACGGCATCTCCACCCAGGGGTGGGGCGCCTGGGCGGTCGATCTGGCCAAGTCGTACGCCGTCGGCGCGGTGCTCGGCGGGCTGGTGCTGCTCGGCTTCTTCACGGTGACCAGGCTCACTCCGCGGTGGTGGTGGGCGTATGGCGCGGCCGGGGCGGCGGTGCTGGTGGTGCTGTTGTCGTTCGTGTTGCCCGTGGTGGTCGAACCGATTTTCAACAAGTTCACCCCGATGGCCGCCGGGCCGCTGCGCACCGAGCTGATGGAGCTGGCCGCCCGGGACGGTGTGCCGGTCAAGGACGTGCTGGTCGCGGATGCGTCGCGGCGCACGCGGGCGGTCAACGCCTACGTGTCGGGGTTCGGACCGACCCGGCGGATTGTCGTGTACGACACGATGCTGACCGAGGCCACCCCGGACGAGGTCGTGTCGGTCACCGCGCATGAGCTGGGCCACGCCAAGCGGCAGGACGTGCTGACCGGCACAGTCATCGGCGCGCTGGGGGCTGCGGCCGCGGTGATCGCGTTGTATCTGATCGGGTCGCTGGGCTGGCTGTTACGCCGGGCCGGGGTGGAGTCGATGGGTGAGCCCCGGGCGATCGCGTTGCTGCTGGCCCTGGTGACGGTGGCCGGGCTGGTCGGTGGTCCGCTGCAGGCGCTGGTGTCGCGGCGGGTCGAGGCGCGCGCCGACGAGCATGCGCTGGAGCTGACCGGCAACCCCGCGACGTTCGAGGCGATGCAGCGCCGCCTGGGCACCGTCAACCTGTCCGACCCCGCCCCGCCCGCCTGGGAGTACGTGATGTCCGCTTCGCACCCGTCCACCGTGGAACGCATGGCGGCGGCCCGTGCCTATGCCCGGGGTGAGCGCTGA